Proteins from a genomic interval of Paenibacillus sp. FSL H8-0048:
- a CDS encoding ABC transporter substrate-binding protein encodes MKKLGKVGAVLALALSMTLLGACSSNNGGNTAADAGKTDSAATKAPAANATKEAKDITLGFSQVGAESGWRSANTKSIQDSAKEAGYTLKFSDAQQKQENQIKALRSFIQQKVDVISFSPVVESGWDTVLKEAKAAGIPVVLTDRAVDSKDTSLYVTFLGSDFVEEGRKAGKWLSEQYKDASGDVNIVELQGTTGSAPANDRMAGFAETIKDNPHLKVIASQTGDFTRAKGKEVMQAFLKANKKIDVLYAHNDDMALGAIQAIEAAGLKPGQDIKIISVDAVKDGMQAASEGKINFIVECNPLLGPQLMQVVKDVVDGKPVEARIVTEETTFTSEQAKEALPSRQY; translated from the coding sequence ATGAAAAAGCTTGGAAAAGTGGGGGCTGTGCTTGCCCTGGCGCTGTCTATGACCCTGTTAGGGGCATGCAGCAGCAATAACGGCGGGAACACGGCGGCGGATGCGGGCAAGACAGACAGTGCAGCGACGAAGGCGCCGGCGGCCAATGCCACCAAAGAGGCCAAGGACATCACGCTCGGCTTCTCGCAGGTCGGAGCGGAGAGCGGCTGGCGCAGCGCGAATACGAAGTCGATCCAGGATTCAGCCAAGGAAGCGGGCTACACGCTGAAATTCTCGGATGCCCAGCAGAAGCAGGAGAATCAGATCAAGGCACTGCGTTCTTTTATCCAGCAAAAGGTCGATGTCATCTCCTTCTCTCCGGTAGTGGAATCCGGCTGGGATACGGTGTTGAAGGAGGCTAAGGCGGCGGGTATCCCGGTTGTTCTGACAGACCGTGCGGTAGATTCCAAGGATACCTCACTGTATGTTACCTTCCTGGGCTCCGATTTCGTGGAAGAAGGACGCAAGGCAGGGAAGTGGCTGAGCGAGCAGTATAAGGATGCTTCCGGGGACGTTAATATTGTAGAGTTGCAGGGAACTACAGGCTCTGCTCCGGCTAATGACCGGATGGCAGGCTTTGCCGAGACCATTAAGGATAACCCGCACCTCAAGGTTATTGCTTCACAGACCGGCGACTTCACCCGCGCCAAGGGCAAGGAAGTCATGCAGGCCTTCCTGAAGGCCAATAAGAAAATTGATGTGCTGTATGCCCATAACGACGATATGGCGCTGGGGGCTATTCAAGCAATTGAAGCGGCAGGCCTCAAGCCGGGCCAGGATATCAAGATTATTTCTGTCGATGCCGTGAAGGACGGAATGCAGGCTGCCAGTGAAGGTAAAATCAATTTCATCGTCGAGTGTAACCCGCTGCTTGGACCTCAGCTGATGCAGGTAGTTAAGGATGTGGTCGACGGCAAGCCGGTAGAGGCACGGATCGTGACTGAAGAGACCACCTTCACTTCCGAGCAGGCCAAGGAAGCGTTGCCTAGCCGCCAGTATTAA
- a CDS encoding sugar ABC transporter ATP-binding protein → MDIALSTQQPILQMTRIHKRFPGVKALTDVSLRLFPGEVHALMGENGAGKSTLIKVLTGVYSIDEGLVEMEGTSISMRSPQESQAAGISTVYQEVNLCPNLTVAENIFIGREPRRFGCIQWKQMNLQAAELLRERMNLHIDVTLPLQSYSVAVQQLVAIARALNISAKVLILDEPTSSLDQNEVDQLFRIMRKLQQEGLSILFVTHFLDQMYEISDRVTILRGGELVGEYMANELSRLDLVLKMIGKELHLLDELPTLAAQDKNSLGDELLRAEGLGRRGGIEPFDLNIRKGEVVGLAGLLGSGRTEAARLLFGADKPDFGQVILPSSGGGVHSPREAIGRRIAFCSENRKTEGIIGDLTVRENIILALQAKDGMFKTIPRGRQEELAGEYIRMLNINPPSPDHLIKNLSGGNQQKVLLARWLLTEPELFILDEPTRGIDIGAKAEIQKLVLTLSRQGMSFLFISSELDEVLRVSDRIAILRDRRKVKEISEKDMSQQQIMQAIAGG, encoded by the coding sequence GTGGATATAGCCTTGAGCACACAGCAGCCCATACTGCAAATGACCCGGATACATAAGCGGTTTCCGGGGGTGAAAGCCCTGACAGATGTGAGTCTGCGCCTGTTCCCCGGCGAGGTGCATGCCTTGATGGGCGAGAATGGCGCTGGTAAATCCACCTTGATCAAGGTGTTGACCGGCGTCTATTCGATTGATGAAGGCCTTGTGGAGATGGAGGGCACCTCCATCTCCATGCGCAGCCCGCAGGAATCACAGGCTGCGGGCATAAGTACCGTGTACCAGGAGGTGAATCTGTGCCCCAACCTGACCGTGGCCGAGAATATCTTCATCGGCCGGGAGCCGCGGCGGTTCGGCTGCATCCAGTGGAAGCAGATGAACCTGCAGGCAGCGGAGCTGCTCCGGGAACGGATGAATCTGCATATCGACGTCACCCTGCCTCTGCAGAGCTACTCTGTTGCAGTTCAGCAATTGGTTGCCATTGCCAGAGCGCTGAATATCTCGGCGAAGGTGCTGATTCTGGATGAGCCGACCTCAAGCCTGGATCAGAACGAAGTGGATCAGCTGTTCCGCATTATGAGGAAGCTTCAGCAGGAGGGGCTGTCGATCCTGTTTGTGACGCATTTTCTGGACCAGATGTATGAAATCTCCGACCGGGTCACCATTCTGCGTGGCGGCGAGCTGGTCGGTGAATACATGGCGAACGAGCTAAGCCGCCTGGATCTCGTACTCAAGATGATCGGCAAGGAGCTTCATCTGCTGGATGAGCTGCCAACGCTTGCGGCACAGGACAAGAACAGCCTGGGCGATGAGCTGCTGAGGGCGGAAGGGCTGGGCCGCCGGGGCGGAATCGAGCCGTTCGACCTGAATATCCGCAAGGGAGAGGTCGTCGGACTGGCCGGACTGCTCGGCTCCGGGCGGACGGAGGCAGCCCGCCTGTTGTTCGGTGCCGACAAGCCGGACTTCGGGCAAGTGATCCTGCCGTCATCCGGCGGCGGGGTGCACTCGCCCCGGGAGGCCATAGGACGGCGGATCGCTTTCTGCTCGGAGAACCGCAAGACTGAGGGGATCATCGGCGATCTGACGGTAAGAGAGAACATTATTCTGGCGCTCCAGGCCAAGGATGGCATGTTCAAGACGATCCCGCGTGGGCGGCAGGAAGAGCTGGCCGGAGAATACATCCGCATGCTGAATATCAATCCTCCCAGCCCGGACCACCTGATTAAGAACCTCAGCGGCGGCAATCAGCAGAAGGTGCTGCTGGCCCGCTGGCTGCTGACAGAGCCGGAGCTGTTCATCCTCGATGAGCCGACTCGGGGGATCGACATCGGAGCCAAAGCAGAGATTCAGAAGCTGGTGCTGACACTCTCCCGGCAGGGGATGTCGTTCCTGTTCATCTCCTCGGAGCTGGATGAGGTGCTGCGGGTCAGCGACCGGATCGCCATTCTGCGCGACCGCCGCAAGGTGAAGGAAATTTCAGAGAAGGACATGAGCCAGCAGCAGATTATGCAGGCGATTGCGGGAGGCTGA